From Triticum aestivum cultivar Chinese Spring chromosome 4A, IWGSC CS RefSeq v2.1, whole genome shotgun sequence, a single genomic window includes:
- the LOC123085166 gene encoding pentatricopeptide repeat-containing protein At1g08070, chloroplastic-like gives MARSSGDVVRWTKRISALARGGRAAEAVAEFSRMDAAPNALTLASVLPACARLRSLGLGRAIHGFWLRRGGGPGANPIVDNAVLDVYAKCGALRSARRVFDGMPERDVFSWTAMAWGLARGGSPQDAVAMFRAMLSDGARPNEATLVSVLHAVASTGALACGKLLHSYALKRRLGGEQVVANALVDAYAKCGEARLAFEVFDLLPDKDLVSWATVMRAMAVHGRCREALQLFSVMLRQGVRPDGAVFLSLLYACCHAGQVDQTLHLLGAMGRIYGVAPQREHYTCVLDACGRAGRLDGVGEIFRRMPVECDQQVLGAYCSHASASKATGVAGERFLWKRFLAGEVAAGQEMYVLMSKSLADAGRWDDVCSVRERAAATKIDEAAACTWIQV, from the coding sequence ATGGCCCGCTCGTCGGGAGACGTGGTGCGGTGGACGAAGCGCATCTCGGCGCTGGCGAGgggcgggcgcgcggcggaggccgtGGCAGAGTTCTCCAGGATGGACGCGGCGCCGAACGCGCTCACGCTGGCGAGCGTCCTCCCGGCGTGCGCCAGGCTGCGGAGCCTCGGCCTGGGGCGGGCCATCCACGGGTTCTGGCTCCGGCGAGGGGGCGGCCCCGGCGCGAACCCGATCGTGGACAACGCCGTGCTGGACGTGTACGCCAAGTGCGGGGCCCTCCGCAGCGCGCGCCGCGTGTTCGACGGAATGCCCGAGCGGGACGTCTTCTCCTGGACCGCGATGGCGTGGGGGCTCGCGAGGGGCGGCAGCCCGCAGGACGCCGTCGCGATGTTCCGGGCGATGCTCTCCGACGGCGCCCGCCCGAACGAGGCCACCTTGGTCAGCGTCCTGCACGCCGTGGCGTCCACCGGCGCTCTGGCATGCGGCAAGCTGCTGCACTCGTACGCGCTGAAGCGAAGGCTCGGCGGCGAGCAGGTCGTCGCCAACGCGCTGGTCGACGCCTACGCCAAGTGCGGCGAGGCGCGGCTGGCGTTCGAGGTGTTCGACCTGCTCCCGGACAAGGACCTGGTCTCCTGGGCCACCGTCATGAGGGCCATGGCCGTGCACGGCCGGTGCAGGGAGGCGCTGCAGCTCTTCTCCGTGATGCtgcgccaaggtgttcgaccggaCGGCGCCGTGTTCCTGTCGTTGCTCTATGCCTGCTGCCATGCCGGGCAGGTAGACCAGACGCTGCACCTCCTGGGCGCCATGGGAAGGATCTACGGGGTCGCGCCGCAGCGGGAGCACTACACGTGCGTGCTCGACGCCTGCGGCCGGGCCGGGAGGCTCGACGGAGTTGGAGAAATCTTCAGGCGGATGCCCGTGGAATGCGATCAGCAGGTACTTGGAGCTTACTGCTCCCATGCAAGTGCGAGTAAAGCAACCGGCGTTGCCGGCGAGCGGTTCCTCTGGAAGAGGTTTCTCGCCGGAGAAGTGGCTGCCGGGCAGGAAATGTACGTGCTCATGTCCAAGTCGCTGGCTGATGCAGGGCGATGGGACGACGTTTGTTCTGTCAGGGAGAGGGCTGCTGCAACAAAGATCGACGAGGCTGCTGCTTGCACTTGGATCCAAGTGTAG
- the LOC123085165 gene encoding pentatricopeptide repeat-containing protein At5g65560: MPFRPTFPRRCLDDRKLSSFLSALASFSANPSPSPPAGSVPAARSPAAYNALMSAYSRAGRPDEVLRLFRSLPFPPTAPLFTTLISSLAVSGRPRAARAAFSSLLVSGLTPTASAFTALLKCHDGSLDSMHHIFLAMTSASCSPDAAVYNCYISMLCDSGRLEEAWGILDHMMDGGVRPTVRSYTAILRGYCEQGKILEAERLFDAMVDAGCPPDVVSYSVLIEGLCGIREFDKVERILERSEEKGWTPNAVTYNIYMSALCRMGFLDEACNQVDKMRNRGLLPTVETLSILFDCLCRDARFSEAVCLLEHSEELGWHADVFCYNTLMGRLCDAGDFARVFKLLVDLLKKGIGPDMFSFTIAIRGFCGVGKFRLAKCLIDNEWIGYDVVAFNTLIHGFYNAGDLRGVKLTYINMCSRQISPNNFTNATLIDSLCKDRKFVEAINSLASLRDGSVPDHVVHLNNRLVKGVRYKKVLNLLDEIRCRGFELDTCIFIPLVRVLCWEGYYKHENINEVSLILTSLGIR; the protein is encoded by the coding sequence ATGCCCTTCCGCCCCACCTTCCCCCGCCGCTGCCTCGACGACCGCAagctctcctccttcctctccgccCTGGCCTCCTTCTCCGCCAACCCCTCCCCATCGCCGCCCGCAGGATCGGTTCCTGCAGCCCGCTCCCCCGCCGCCTACAATGCTCTCATGTCCGCCTACTCCCGCGCCGGCCGCCCAGACGAGGTGCTCCGCCTCTTCCGCTCCCTCCCCTTCCCCCCCACCGCGCCCCTCTTCACCACCCTCATATCCTCCCTCGCCGTCTCCGGCCGGCCCCGCGCCGCGCGCGCCGCCTTCTCCTCCCTGCTCGTCTCCGGCCTCACGCCCACCGCGTCTGCCTTCACCGCACTGCTCAAGTGCCATGATGGCTCGCTCGACTCTATGCACCACATTTTCCTTGCGATGACCTCCGCCAGCTGCTCACCTGATGCCGCCGTGTACAACTGCTACATTTCCATGCTCTGCGACTCCGGGCGGCTGGAGGAGGCCTGGGGCATCCTTGACCACATGATGGATGGAGGAGTCCGCCCCACTGTCCGCTCCTACACCGCGATTCTACGTGGATACTGCGAGCAGGGTAAGATTCTCGAAGCAGAGAGGTTATTCGATGCCATGGTCGATGCCGGCTGCCCCCCGGATGTCGTATCCTACAGCGTGCTTATTGAGGGGCTTTGCGGCATCAGGGAATTTGATAAGGTGGAGAGGATATTAGAAAGAAGTGAAGAGAAGGGGTGGACGCCCAATGCTGTCACCTACAATATTTACATGTCTGCTCTGTGCAGGATGGGGTTCTTGGATGAGGCATGTAATCAAGTAGATAAAATGCGCAACAGAGGGCTGTTGCCAACGGTTGAGACACTGAGTATTCTATTTGATTGCTTGTGCCGAGACGCAAGGTTTTCAGAAGCAGTCTGCTTGCTGGAACACAGTGAAGAATTAGGCTGGCATGCTGATGTGTTCTGCTATAACACTCTGATGGGTAGGCTCTGCGATGCCGGTGATTTTGCAAGAGTCTTCAAGCTGCTGGTTGATCTGTTGAAAAAGGGCATTGGGCCAGATATGTTTAGTTTTACAATTGCAATACGTGGCTTCTGTGGAGTTGGGAAATTCCGTCTGGCAAAGTGTCTAATAGATAATGAGTGGATTGGATATGATGTTGTGGCTTTCAATACTTTGATTCATGGATTCTACAATGCTGGGGATTTACGTGGAGTCAAGCTAACTTATATCAATATGTGCAGTAGGCAAATTTCTCCAAACAACTTTACTAATGCTACATTGATCGATAGCTTATGTAAAGATCGAAAATTTGTCGAGGCAATAAACTCTCTTGCATCTTTGAGAGATGGGTCGGTGCCTGATCATGTTGTTCACCTGAACAATCGGTTGGTCAAAGGAGTAAGATATAAAAAGGTGCTCAACCTACTTGATGAAATACGCTGTAGAGGATTTGAGCTAGATACTTGCATCTTCATCCCATTAGTTAGGGTATTATGCTGGGAAGGCTACTACAAGCATGAGAATATCAATGAAGTTTCTCTTATACTGACCAGTCTAGGAATTAGATGA
- the LOC123085167 gene encoding uncharacterized protein, protein MAPAVGAEEQDVPLFHPSPCAYYVQSPSAASHTLSHPASESTALILSPFPETAFAAPRRSDDAGAGRHEHDQEASRLALSRYSSSRGSNNSFLTDKKPSGGGGSRGARQVLRVVSGRSDDDDGVGADQRSGAWRYVKLDPEAPCCCIAFQVAWRVAVSMAIALLVFVVVTRPAHPGVSFKVGKVERFSLGEGLDGSGVITSFLNCNCSVEMAVENHSKVFSLHLLPPLLDMSFGHFTFAASQQGEGPHVVVGPRGATTVRLFVAAQEKPMYAAGRGMQDLLESGKGVPVTIAVRSRSRYRVVGSMVRLTYRHDSQCVLYLRRRSPWRDNTLAADGRSTCSAATL, encoded by the exons ATGGCACCAGCCGTCGGCGCGGAGGAGCAGGACGTGCCGCTCTTCCACCCGTCCCCGTGCGCCTACTACGTGCAGAGCCCCTCCGCGGCGTCGCACACCCTCAGCCACCCGGCGTCCGAGTCCACGGCGCTCATCCTCTCGCCGTTCCCGGAGACCGccttcgccgccccgcgccgtAGCGAcgacgccggcgccggccgccACGAGCACGACCAGGAGGCCTCCCGCCTCGCCCTGTCCCGCTACTCCTCCTCTCGCGGCTCCAACAACTCCTTCCTCACCGACAAGAaacccagcggcggcggcggcagcaggggGGCGCGGCAGGTGCTGAGGGTGGTCTCCGGGCGgtccgacgacgacgacggtgtCGGCGCCGACCAGAGGAGCGGGGCGTGGAGGTACGTGAAGCTGGACCCGGAGGCGCCATGCTGCTGCATCGCGTTCCAGGTGGCGTGGAGGGTGGCCGTCAGCATGGCGATCGCGCtgctcgtcttcgtcgtcgtcacaAGGCCCGCGCACCCCGGCGTCTCCTTCAAGGTCGGCAAGGTGGAGCGGTTCAGCCTCGGggaagggctggacggctccggcgtGATCACCAGCTTCCTCAACTGCAACTGCTCCGTGGAGATGGCCGTGGAGAACCACTCCAAGGTCTTCAGCCTGCACCTCCTCCCGCCGCTGCTCGACATGTCCTTTGGCCACTTCACCTTCGCAGCCTCACAGCAG GGAGAGGGGCCGCACGTCGTCGTCGGGCCGCGGGGCGCTACGACGGTGAGGCTCTTCGTGGCGGCGCAGGAGAAGCCGATGTACGCGGCGGGGCGCGGCATGCAGGACCTGCTCGAGTCCGGCAAGGGCGTGCCGGTCACCATCGCGGTGCGGTCGCGGTCTCGGTACCGCGTGGTTGGGAGCATGGTCCGGCTCACGTACCGCCACGACTCCCAGTGCGTGCTGTACCTCAGGAGGAGATCGCCGTGGCGGGACAACACCCTCGCCGCCGACGGCCGCTCCACCTGCTCCGCAGCAACTCTATAA